GATCACGATCGTTACGGACGGTCTCTCCTGCGGAGATACCGACACGGTCGTTTCGATCATCAATCCGGCTGGCGACCGCGTCTTGGCGCTCAACGACGACGGCGGTCCTGGCCTGGGTTCGCAGACAGTGTTCGCCGCCACCTCTCCGGGAGAGTACTACGTTGCGATCACGGGATTTCACGGCGTTGCCGATCAGGATACGGTCGAGTACTACACCAGCGACCACTTTGAGGAAGGCTGCTATATCTTTACGATCACGGTCGAGCCGGCGCCGCTCTCCATCAACTTGACCGACGGAGAAACCGGTTTTCGCATGGGGGTTAACTCAATCTCGCTGCCGAGCAATCGGACAGGCACGGGCGCCGGGTCGGGCGACTACAACAACGGCCTAGACCATTTGTTCCAGCATTGGTATTGGTATCGCCCGCAGGGAGCAACCCGCGAGTTTGCGCTGACAGCGCTTAGCGGCGGCACGCTGGTGGCGCCCAACGAAGTCGTCCTCACGTACACTGAGCCTGAGGGGATCACCTTCGATGGCCGTTGGTACTTGAAACAGATGGGCATCGACCCGGTTACGACGCTGCCCAGAAGCTATGTGGAGATCTGGATGCAAGCGACCAACACGACCGGTTCGCCCATGTCGCTCGATCTTTTCACCTATACGGACATGGACATGGACAACACGCCCAGCGACGATACGGCCGAATTGGCATCCCCTACCTGGATGAGAATCGGCGGCTTCACACGGGCCGGCTTCCATACCAACGCGCCGCCCAATCGATGGCAGATCGGTGCCTATCCGACCATTCGAGGCAATTTGACCAATACAACGGTCGAGAACCTGACCAACTCGGGCTCGCCTTTTGGCCCGGGAGACTTCACGGGCGCCTTCCAGAACACATGGACCTTAGACCCCGGAGCGTCGGCAATGGTCGGTTTTGTTCTGGCGCTGAACATGGGGCTTCCGGGCGATGCGAACTTGGACGGTTGCGTAGACGACACCGATCTCGCACTTGTTTTGGCGCTCTTTGGTCTCTCAACCGACGATGACGACTACGACCCCAACGCAGACTTTAATCTGGATGGCGTTATAGACGATTCCGACTTAGCGATTGTATTGGGATTCTTCGGATACGGCTGCTAACTTTGCGCTCGGAAGGGTGAAAACCGGGGTATACTATTTGTCAACGCGCTGACAAGAGTCCGTCTGCCCTTGCGCCTAACTTGAGCGCAATTGGCAGTCGGCACAGCCGAAAGGAGGTAGTTTCTACTGATGAAAAGATTTAACCGAATTTTGCCGCTTATAGCGGCAAGCCTCGTCATGAACGGCGCCTTCGCCGTTTTGACCGAGCAAGAGCCCAACGACGATTCTAGTCAAGCACAGGTGATCACCCCGGCCGGTTTCCCATGGACCGATTCGGGCACTTTCGCCTTTGACTTTGCCGGCGACAACGACTGGTTTAAGATCCCCTTGCAAGCCGGACAGAACATCCGCGTAACGACCAACGTAACGGGCTGCGGTACCGATACCGTCGTGGCGATCATTAACCCCGCCGCCGACACGGTGCTGGCCTTCAACGACGACTTTAGCGGGCTCAGCTCGCAGGTCTCCTACAACGTTACGGCCGATGGCGACTACTACATCGCTGTTACCGGCTACCATGGCGGCGGTCAAAACGTCGTCTCCTACTACACGGGCGTCCACACTAACGCTGGCTGCTACGGCTTCCAGATCGAACTGCGATCTGCGCCGCCGCAGATGAACCTGCTCGACGGCGCAACCCGTTGGCAGATGAGCGAAGCGGCGATCAGCTCCGCAGCTAACCGCACCGGCGCAGGCGGTGGTCTGGGCACCTACGACGACGGCCAGGACCATCTCTTCCAGTACTGGCACTGGTATCGAACCAGCGCTTCGACTCGCGAGCACGCCATGAGCACACTGACAGGCGGAAACAACCCTGCTCAGAACGAAGCTAACCTGACCTACACCGAGCCAGACGGCGTTACGTTTGACACCAACTGGGTCTTGCACGAGATGGGCATCGATTCCTTCTCGTTCGCTCCGCGCTCGTACATGATGGTAACCGTAACCGCGACCAACACGACGGTCGATCCAATGACGCTGGATCTGTTCAGCTATCTGGACTACGACATGAACGCATCGGTTGGCGGCGACAGCGCCGAGTTGGTTACACCGACTTGGACGCGCATTACCGACATTTCGTTCGGCGGCCACCACGCCAGCAGCCCTCCCAGCCATTGGCAGATCGGCGCCTTTGCAACGGTTCGCAACGTGCTGACCGACGCCTTCGTTTCGAACCTGAGCGACTCCGGTTCGCCGTTCGGCCCGGGCGACTACACCGGCGCTTATCAGCACACGATGGGCTTGGGCGGCGGTCTTCTGGGCGCTGGCGCAAGCGCAAGCGTGTCCTACATCGTCTCGATGAACATGGGTGTGCCCGGCGATGTCGACGCCAATGGTTGCGTGGACGACACCGACTTGGCGACCGTGCTCAGTCTGTTCGGCCTGACCTCGTTTGACTTCGGCTACGATGAGAACGCCGACTTCAACCGCGACGGCATCATCGACGATACCGACCTGGCCATCGCTCTGCAGTTCTTCGGATTCGGCTGCTAATAGTCGATCCTTACAGGAAGTAAGCATAGGGCGGACCGTACGGTCCGCCCTATTTTCTTAAGAAGGGTTGGGAGTATAGGTTCCGCCTCGGCACGACTTCAAATATTCCAACGCCCGCACTTGGCCGGTAGTTTCCAGTTCGTCTCGATAGATGTGATCGTGCCAGCCCTCGATGTCGATAGCGCCCACAAACCCGCCTTCGCGGAGGATGGTGATAATGTCGGTCCAGTTGCTATCGCCAAACCCAGGCGTGCGGTGCCAAACCCATTGCTCGCCGCCTCGCAATCCCTTCGTCTTCAGCACGTCATGGGCAATCGTGGCGTCTTTGCCGTGCACATGGTAAACCCGACCGACCCATTGGCGCAACTGCGGGATGGGATCGATGAGGCTCACCATTTGATGGCACGGCTCCCACTCCAACCCTAGCGCGTCCGAGCCGACCGCGTTGAACATCATCTCCCAGGCTCGCGGGCTGTGCGCGATGTTCCACTTCGGCGTTTCCCAAGTTCCGCCCATGTCGCAGTTCTCGAATGCGATCCGGACGCCCTCGTCCGCCGCAACCTTTGCAAGGCGACCGAATACTTGGGCGAATCTCTCGATGCCTTGGTCTACTGGACGATCTTCTAACGCGCCCGCAAAGCCGCAGACCACGTTGCACCCAAAATGGCGCGCCGACTTGATCACGGTCTCCCAATCTTGCGCCGTCTTTTCGTCCTGCAACGGGTTGCCATAGATACCGACGCTGCTGATAACGGCGCGTCCGGCCAGAGCGTCCTTGCTTTCCGATGCCAACCGCGCCAAATCGACATCGCCGATGTACTGCCATAGGGTCAGCTCAAAACTCTCGAAGCCGTGCACAACCATTTGTTTGAGGTAGTCTGCGCCGCGGTCCATGGGCGCAAGGGTGCCAATGCGTATATCCTGGTGATTGATTCGCGACATCCGTTCGCTCCTTTCGTTGTAAAGTTTGGAGCCGAATTATAGCCCTTCGCGCAAAATGGCCAAACCGGCATCGATGTACTGCCCGCCCGTAGTCTGCCTGCAGTGGACGGCCAGTACGTTCTTCCCAGCCTTGATCTCGCCTTTGATCGCGACGAACTTGTAGGCAGTCGTGTAGCCTTTCAGTTCGGCGACCAGTTGGCCGTTGAGATAGACCTCGGCATCCTCATCGTGATGAATGGCGAGCGATAGACCCTTGATCGGTCGATCCGTCTGAAAAGACCGCCGGATCCAAATGTCCTGGGTGTTCCACTCCGTGCCGATTATTGCCCCGGGCGTGCCCTTTGTGCCAAATCCGCCGACACCTTTGCCCCACTCCGTATCGTCGAAGTTTGGCGAAAACCAACCATCGCCGGGCTTGGTGGTTGAGAAGGCCCAATCGTTCTTTGATGCCTGGGCGGTCGATACGATCCAATCGATCGAGATCGGTTTGGCCAGAAGCGCGTTGTGTTTCTTGACGCGCTCCGGATCGATCTTGACGACTTTCCGATCGTAGGTCATGAGGCCGTTCACTTCGATCTCAACATCGGTCGTTTGGGTGTAGACCGCCGCTGTCAGTCCCTGCGCTGCGAGGAGGCGCAACTGCTCCTGCAATTCGATATACGCCTTCTGCAACTCGGCTTTCGTTTGATACGATCGATAGCCCCAGTTCTTCTCATCCTGCCAGGTGTGGCCGCTCAATGGGAGGCCTAAACCGCCATACTCGCCCAGCATCGCGGCGCGTTTCGGCTCTAACGGCGGCATACCAGGACCGGGATAGACATGGATATCCATCGCGTCGCCAGCGCCCGCATCGGTCCATCCGCTCGCGTTATTGACCAAGCGAGAGGGGTCGAGCTCCTTCACCATCTTAGCGATCCGAACCGTGTCGTACTGGCCCCAGCCTTCGTTAAAGGGAACCCACATGACGATCGAGGGGTGAACCCGCAGCGCCTCTATCATCGTCTTCAGTTCGATCTCGAACTGCCCCTTGGCTTCAGGATTGTCGCCAGAGAGCATCGTGTTCGGCATATCCTGCATCACCATGAGTCCCAGCTTGTCGCACCAGTAGTACCAGCGGGCCGGCTCTACCTTGACGTGCTTCCGCACCGAGTTGAAGCCCATCTTTTTCGTCATATCCAGATCGAACTTCAGCGCCTCGTCGGTCGGAGCGGTATAGATGCCGTCTGGCCAAAAGCCCTGATCGAGCGGGCCGTGCACAAAGATCGGTCGGCCATTGAGATGGATTCGGTTGACTCCCTCTTCGTCTCTTTTGACCTCGATTCTCCTCAATCCGAAGTAGCCATCGACCTGATCGACGACCTTGCCCGCGCCCAGAACCTCCAGTCGATAGTTGTAAAGGAACGGGCTTTCAGGGCTCCATAATCGCGGACTAGGCACGCTGAACTCAAATGGTCTGCCAGGCACAACGGTCTCGCTAACAACCCTCTTTCGGCCCTCTAAGACAGTCAGCCGCATTGAGCCGCCAGCCCGTGCATGAACGACAACTCGTTCGCCTTCGATCCATTCAAAGCGCGCGCTTTCGACGCCCTTGTCGTGTACAGGCTCCAGCCAGACAGACTGCCAGATGCCGGAATTGGGCGTATACCAAATGCCCTCGGGCTTCAGTACCTGTTTGCCCCGAGCGATCGGTTGAGTATCGGTCGGATCGGTAACCTTGACTACGATCTCGTTCGATTTGCCCAGCGCCAACGCGTCGCTGACATCGAAACTAAACGGATCGTAACCGCCTTTGTGCGATCCGACCGATTTGCCATTCACCCAGACTTCGCACGACCAATCGACCGCCCCGAACCGGAGCCAAACGCGCCTGCCGGACCATTTAGCCGGCACGACAACCGCACGCCGGTACCAAAGCGCTTCCGTCGGCAACAACGCTCGCTGAACGCCAGAAAGCGCCGATTCGATCGGAAACGGCACGTGAATTTTCCCTTGCCATGCTGCAGGCTGAGCGGCACCAATAGGCACAACGCTGTAATCCCAAAGTCCGTTCAAGTTCGCCCAATCCTTCCTCGTCATCTGCGGGCGAGGGTGCTCTTGGTGGGTCTTGCCAGGCTTGGCTTTGTCCGTCCAAGGCGTTGTGAGCGGCGGGGATTTGGGTTCGAAGTCTTGAATCATGGCAAATAGGCAAAGGCCGAGTATCAACATGGCCTTTAATTCGTCCCAGGCCTTGGCCGACCTGCAGGAGCGAGACGGCCTGCGTCGAATAGTTTCGGCTCATGAGCGACGCCTGGCTGAAACGCTCCTTTCTGGCGCCTACCCTCATCCTGTTGATCGGTCTGAACATCTTCCCGCTCATCTGGTCGCTCTATCTTAGCTTTCACGATTACAATGCTACCGGCAGCGCGGCCCCGGTCTACGTGGGCACGGAAAACTTTCGCAGCATTCTGAACGACCCCACCACATGGCGATACTTTCAGACGACAGCCACCTTTGTAACCTGCGCGGTCGGCTTAGAGTTTCTATTAGGATTTGGTCTGGCCATGCTGTTCAACAGAGCCTTTGCCGGACGCGGCTTTTGGCTGACGCTCGCACTGCTGCCGATGATGCTCTCGCCCGCGATCGTCGGCCTGTTTTGGAAGTTTCTGCTCGACCCGACCTGGGGCTTCATCACCCATGCAATCTCGATTGTAACGCGCCAGTCGCCTCCCGAATGGCTGACCGACCCGGACAACGTGATGAAAGCGCTGGTATTAGTGGACGTTTGGATGTGGACTCCGTTCATGCTTCTGATCTCGCTTGCCGGGTTGGCCGCCGTGCCCAAATCGCTCTACGAGGCCGCCTCCGTAGACCGCGCTTCGGCCCTTTTTCGATTCTTTCGAATCACACTGCCGATGATTGCGCCGTTGCTCTTGGTCGCGCTGCTTTTTCGCACTATGGATGCTTTCAAACTGTTCGATATGGTTTACACGCTGACCAACGGCGGACCGGGCGACGCTAGCGAAACGGTCTCGGTATCGCTATACCGCCTGGCGTTTCAACAATTCGATACCGGCAAGGCTTGCGCTCTGGCCTACATCATGCTAGTGATCGTGATCGCGCTCAGCAATCTCTACGTGCGAATGCTGGTCAAGATCAAGGGAGAACTCTAAATGGAAGGCTGGAGCCTGCTCAAGCACCGCCTGGCTGTCGCGCTGATCATTGCGATCTCGCTTGTTTACCTGTTGCCCATCGTCTGGATCGGCGTAACCTCTATCAAGCCGCGCGAACTGATGACCAAGCCGGATGTGATCGCGTTCAAGCCGACGCTGGAACATTACGAGCGGCTTTGGATTGTGAAGGCCGGTCGAGGCGAGACGGAACGAGTTGTCGGCAGATCGGACTATCCCCGCCACTTTTCCAATAGCCTGATCATCACCGCTTTGAGCACACTGTTGGCCGTAACGCTGGGCACTTTGGCCGCCTATGCCTTCTCGCGCTTTAAGGTCAAAGGCAAGACCGACCTGATGTTTTTCATCCTCAGCACGCGCATGTTGCCGCCCGTGGCCGTAGCGATTCCCATCTATCTGATGTACACCAAATTTCTGGGCTGGTACGACACGCGGATCGGGCTGATCGTGCTTTACACGGTTTTCAATCTCTCGTTTGCGGTCTGGCTGATGAAGGGCTTTATCGACGAGATTCCCAAAGACTACGAAGAGGCAGCCATGGTGGATCGGCTGTCGCGCTTTAAGGCCTTCATCAAGGTCGTTCTGCCCCAATCGGTTACAGGCCTGGCGGCGACCGCCGTTTTTTGCGCGATCAGCGCTTGGAACGAGTTTGCGTTCGCGCTCTTTCTAACTCAGGACAAAGCGCGCACGGCACCGCCCAGCATCCCCAGCGCGATCGGCACCGCTGGCATCGAATGGGGACAGATCGCAGCGGGCACTTTCCTCTTCTTGCTTCCGGTCGCGCTCTTTACCTTCATCATGCGCAATCACCTGTTGAGGGGCATCACTTTCGGAGCGATCAAGCGATGAGCGAAGATTTCTACTCTTGGTGGGATTACAGCGACCCAGCGGCGACCGAACGACGGTTTAGAGACTACCTGCCGAACGCTGGCAAGCAGGCGACTGAGGTCCAGATTCAGATTGCCCGGACGCTTGGTTTGCAAGGGAGATTCGACGAGGCGTTCGACCTGTTGGACGAAATCGAACCGCTCATCGCCAATCCAACCGAGCGCGTTCGGTTTCATCTGGAGAAAGGTCGCGCGCTGAACAGTTCCAAGATGCCGGAAGAAGCCGTCGAGCAGTTTCGGGCGGCCTACACTTTGGCCATTGACGCAGAATTGCACGATTTGGCTGCCGACGCCGCCCACATGATGGCCATTGCGCTGCCTTTAGATAAACAGATCGAATGGGCTGAGAAAGGTCTGGCAATCGCAGAACACCGCCCGGAAGCCGAGCGCTGGAAAGGACCGTTGCTCAACAACTTAGGCTGGACCTACATGGACCTGGGCCAGCCGGATAAGGCGTTGAGCGCCTTTGAAGAAGCGCTGGAGTTTCGGCGAACAATGGGGCAAGCGGAACCGACCCGTATCGCAGTTTGGTGCGTGGCCAGAGCGCTGCGAGAGCTTTGCAGACCCGAGGAAGCGCTGACCTTACTGCGCCAAATAGAGCCAGAAAAGGACGATCCCTATGTATCTGAGGAAATTGCTAACTGCCTGGCAATGATCGAGGGAAAGACCTAAGCCGCGTCGATGTTCGTCTTCCACACTGGGATTTCGATATAGAACTGCGCGCCGCCCATCGAACTTTGCTTGACGCCGATAGCGCCATTGTGCTTTCGCGCAATGTCGAAGGAGATCGACAGCCCCAATCCCGTGCCCTTGCCCGGCTCTTTGGTCGTAAAGAACGGGTCGAATATCTGTGCAGCGGCTTCGTCCGAAACGCCCGGGCCGTTGTCGTCCACCTCGATTCTGACTCTCTCGCCATCTTCGGTCAATCGAGCCACGATATGAATCTTGGCCTCGTTCGTCTCTTCCAAAGCATCTCGGGCGTTGGCCACTAAGTTGATGATCACCTGCTCGATCGAGTTGCCGTTGGCCCAGATAGGCGGCAGATCCTCGGCGATCTCTTCTGTCAACTCAATGTCGCGGGTGCGCAGCTGCTCCTTAAAGAGCACCAGCGAGTTTTCGATGGTCTCTCTCGGACAAATCGGCTCGAAGTCGTCTCCGGGCTTCCGGGCAAACGAACGCAAATGGTCGATGATCTGCGTCATGCGGTAGGTTTGGCGCTCCATCAGTTTGATGTCGTGCGTCAGCTGTTCGTCCTCGGCTATTTTGGGGTCCGAAA
Above is a genomic segment from Armatimonadota bacterium containing:
- a CDS encoding pre-peptidase C-terminal domain-containing protein gives rise to the protein MIKSGLLALLFSLVALPSLAILTEQEPNNNPSEAQTITPVGSFYTDFGDFALDPMGDRDWFKVPLLAGQQITIVTDGLSCGDTDTVVSIINPAGDRVLALNDDGGPGLGSQTVFAATSPGEYYVAITGFHGVADQDTVEYYTSDHFEEGCYIFTITVEPAPLSINLTDGETGFRMGVNSISLPSNRTGTGAGSGDYNNGLDHLFQHWYWYRPQGATREFALTALSGGTLVAPNEVVLTYTEPEGITFDGRWYLKQMGIDPVTTLPRSYVEIWMQATNTTGSPMSLDLFTYTDMDMDNTPSDDTAELASPTWMRIGGFTRAGFHTNAPPNRWQIGAYPTIRGNLTNTTVENLTNSGSPFGPGDFTGAFQNTWTLDPGASAMVGFVLALNMGLPGDANLDGCVDDTDLALVLALFGLSTDDDDYDPNADFNLDGVIDDSDLAIVLGFFGYGC
- a CDS encoding sugar ABC transporter permease, which translates into the protein MSDAWLKRSFLAPTLILLIGLNIFPLIWSLYLSFHDYNATGSAAPVYVGTENFRSILNDPTTWRYFQTTATFVTCAVGLEFLLGFGLAMLFNRAFAGRGFWLTLALLPMMLSPAIVGLFWKFLLDPTWGFITHAISIVTRQSPPEWLTDPDNVMKALVLVDVWMWTPFMLLISLAGLAAVPKSLYEAASVDRASALFRFFRITLPMIAPLLLVALLFRTMDAFKLFDMVYTLTNGGPGDASETVSVSLYRLAFQQFDTGKACALAYIMLVIVIALSNLYVRMLVKIKGEL
- a CDS encoding pre-peptidase C-terminal domain-containing protein, translating into MKRFNRILPLIAASLVMNGAFAVLTEQEPNDDSSQAQVITPAGFPWTDSGTFAFDFAGDNDWFKIPLQAGQNIRVTTNVTGCGTDTVVAIINPAADTVLAFNDDFSGLSSQVSYNVTADGDYYIAVTGYHGGGQNVVSYYTGVHTNAGCYGFQIELRSAPPQMNLLDGATRWQMSEAAISSAANRTGAGGGLGTYDDGQDHLFQYWHWYRTSASTREHAMSTLTGGNNPAQNEANLTYTEPDGVTFDTNWVLHEMGIDSFSFAPRSYMMVTVTATNTTVDPMTLDLFSYLDYDMNASVGGDSAELVTPTWTRITDISFGGHHASSPPSHWQIGAFATVRNVLTDAFVSNLSDSGSPFGPGDYTGAYQHTMGLGGGLLGAGASASVSYIVSMNMGVPGDVDANGCVDDTDLATVLSLFGLTSFDFGYDENADFNRDGIIDDTDLAIALQFFGFGC
- a CDS encoding tetratricopeptide repeat protein — its product is MSEDFYSWWDYSDPAATERRFRDYLPNAGKQATEVQIQIARTLGLQGRFDEAFDLLDEIEPLIANPTERVRFHLEKGRALNSSKMPEEAVEQFRAAYTLAIDAELHDLAADAAHMMAIALPLDKQIEWAEKGLAIAEHRPEAERWKGPLLNNLGWTYMDLGQPDKALSAFEEALEFRRTMGQAEPTRIAVWCVARALRELCRPEEALTLLRQIEPEKDDPYVSEEIANCLAMIEGKT
- a CDS encoding carbohydrate ABC transporter permease, translating into MEGWSLLKHRLAVALIIAISLVYLLPIVWIGVTSIKPRELMTKPDVIAFKPTLEHYERLWIVKAGRGETERVVGRSDYPRHFSNSLIITALSTLLAVTLGTLAAYAFSRFKVKGKTDLMFFILSTRMLPPVAVAIPIYLMYTKFLGWYDTRIGLIVLYTVFNLSFAVWLMKGFIDEIPKDYEEAAMVDRLSRFKAFIKVVLPQSVTGLAATAVFCAISAWNEFAFALFLTQDKARTAPPSIPSAIGTAGIEWGQIAAGTFLFLLPVALFTFIMRNHLLRGITFGAIKR
- a CDS encoding glycoside hydrolase family 2, which translates into the protein MLILGLCLFAMIQDFEPKSPPLTTPWTDKAKPGKTHQEHPRPQMTRKDWANLNGLWDYSVVPIGAAQPAAWQGKIHVPFPIESALSGVQRALLPTEALWYRRAVVVPAKWSGRRVWLRFGAVDWSCEVWVNGKSVGSHKGGYDPFSFDVSDALALGKSNEIVVKVTDPTDTQPIARGKQVLKPEGIWYTPNSGIWQSVWLEPVHDKGVESARFEWIEGERVVVHARAGGSMRLTVLEGRKRVVSETVVPGRPFEFSVPSPRLWSPESPFLYNYRLEVLGAGKVVDQVDGYFGLRRIEVKRDEEGVNRIHLNGRPIFVHGPLDQGFWPDGIYTAPTDEALKFDLDMTKKMGFNSVRKHVKVEPARWYYWCDKLGLMVMQDMPNTMLSGDNPEAKGQFEIELKTMIEALRVHPSIVMWVPFNEGWGQYDTVRIAKMVKELDPSRLVNNASGWTDAGAGDAMDIHVYPGPGMPPLEPKRAAMLGEYGGLGLPLSGHTWQDEKNWGYRSYQTKAELQKAYIELQEQLRLLAAQGLTAAVYTQTTDVEIEVNGLMTYDRKVVKIDPERVKKHNALLAKPISIDWIVSTAQASKNDWAFSTTKPGDGWFSPNFDDTEWGKGVGGFGTKGTPGAIIGTEWNTQDIWIRRSFQTDRPIKGLSLAIHHDEDAEVYLNGQLVAELKGYTTAYKFVAIKGEIKAGKNVLAVHCRQTTGGQYIDAGLAILREGL
- a CDS encoding sugar phosphate isomerase/epimerase, which encodes MSRINHQDIRIGTLAPMDRGADYLKQMVVHGFESFELTLWQYIGDVDLARLASESKDALAGRAVISSVGIYGNPLQDEKTAQDWETVIKSARHFGCNVVCGFAGALEDRPVDQGIERFAQVFGRLAKVAADEGVRIAFENCDMGGTWETPKWNIAHSPRAWEMMFNAVGSDALGLEWEPCHQMVSLIDPIPQLRQWVGRVYHVHGKDATIAHDVLKTKGLRGGEQWVWHRTPGFGDSNWTDIITILREGGFVGAIDIEGWHDHIYRDELETTGQVRALEYLKSCRGGTYTPNPS